Proteins encoded by one window of Spirochaetota bacterium:
- the bamA gene encoding outer membrane protein assembly factor BamA, with amino-acid sequence MRKALIVLAAAGVVCASVLMLHSVFSQPSKYEGKIIRKIEFVGLKNVDNEDLYEVLVSDVGFPLKGAEVREDIRAVFKAGQFENVQVEIQEFDDGVRLRFVCKERPMVRQITFRGVEKLYDTELSEVVGIKEGEPLRIDRLEKAVKSLRKKYDGEGLFNAVIEYRTRQYKDDPNSVEVLFIIDEGEEIKIEKIAILGARKIPAKTLKKVMESEEDGLFKDGDFKKDIYEQDKTKILALYREEGYLDAQILEDRVEYEWKDPRKKEKRVIFITIKLAEGERYYFNRYTIAGNQIVESKVLESQFEQTREGEIFNDTKFQRDRQMISFTYASKGYIFARVVPKRTVEERDVVVKGRAEKRKFVRIDFEIEEGSQAYIENIFVKGNVKTKEKVIRRELLVKEGELFNSYKMQVSREKIFNLGFFKQVNFDVRPGSREGYMNLIVDVEEQPTGTISLGGGYGTTSGFSIFADIGENNLMGSGQRVGLRFEYGPLRSSVTLSFNEPWLMDKPIGFNASIFYTVNTIQTSSMFPNSDDQAEYQKQSVGYSLGLSYRFWYYYGVGSVWSHVFKGIIDPSGNASDEVFIEESLGFQEKRTITLYTYRDSKDNYMNPTRGSRVEMSVGFTGGNILHGDDHYIKYSPEAYLYYSPFNLPFLKTHPCVFEFRGNATFLAPPLARGAVGRFQSRESNEWLESEDRLYIGGPETLRGWEYFDLELPSSWRIGMYHRILYGAEFRVPIHPQMLWLAFFFDAGSLWADKFWEQNRGTSNLETINEDKAAGLLHDIRDIEDINLMSYFKYSYGFGFKIQIPMMPLRFWFGRKLVWVGQDKGYFDTMGDFTFQFGIGDYRF; translated from the coding sequence ATGAGAAAAGCACTGATTGTTTTAGCGGCGGCGGGGGTCGTCTGCGCTTCCGTATTAATGCTCCATAGCGTATTTTCACAGCCTTCCAAATACGAGGGGAAGATAATTCGCAAGATTGAGTTTGTCGGACTCAAGAATGTGGACAATGAGGACCTCTACGAGGTGCTTGTCAGCGACGTCGGCTTTCCGCTCAAAGGGGCGGAGGTCCGTGAGGACATCAGGGCGGTGTTCAAGGCCGGCCAGTTCGAGAACGTTCAGGTGGAGATACAGGAGTTCGATGACGGCGTGCGACTGCGCTTCGTCTGCAAGGAGCGCCCCATGGTGAGGCAGATCACCTTCCGCGGCGTGGAGAAGCTTTATGACACGGAACTGTCGGAGGTCGTGGGAATAAAGGAAGGCGAGCCGCTTCGGATAGACAGACTCGAAAAAGCCGTCAAGTCACTGCGGAAAAAATACGATGGTGAGGGGCTGTTCAACGCGGTGATTGAATACCGCACACGCCAGTACAAGGACGACCCCAATTCCGTCGAGGTTCTGTTCATCATCGACGAGGGCGAGGAAATCAAGATAGAAAAAATCGCAATCCTCGGGGCCAGGAAGATCCCCGCGAAGACGCTGAAAAAGGTGATGGAAAGCGAGGAGGACGGCCTCTTTAAAGACGGCGATTTCAAGAAGGACATATACGAGCAGGACAAGACGAAGATCCTGGCCCTCTACAGGGAGGAGGGTTACCTCGACGCGCAGATCCTGGAGGACAGGGTCGAGTATGAATGGAAGGACCCCCGGAAAAAGGAAAAGAGGGTGATATTCATCACAATCAAGCTGGCCGAGGGTGAGCGCTACTATTTCAACCGCTATACCATCGCGGGCAACCAGATCGTCGAGAGCAAGGTGCTCGAGTCGCAGTTCGAGCAGACCAGGGAAGGCGAGATATTCAACGATACCAAGTTCCAGAGAGACCGCCAGATGATCAGCTTCACGTACGCTTCGAAGGGGTATATCTTCGCGCGCGTGGTGCCCAAGCGTACGGTGGAGGAGCGTGATGTTGTGGTGAAGGGACGTGCCGAAAAAAGAAAGTTCGTGCGGATAGATTTCGAGATAGAGGAAGGCAGTCAGGCCTATATAGAGAATATTTTCGTCAAGGGAAACGTCAAGACGAAGGAGAAGGTCATCCGTCGCGAACTGCTGGTCAAGGAAGGAGAGCTCTTCAATTCGTATAAAATGCAGGTTTCGCGCGAAAAGATATTCAACCTGGGGTTCTTCAAACAGGTGAATTTCGACGTGCGTCCGGGCAGCCGCGAGGGATACATGAACCTCATCGTCGACGTCGAGGAACAGCCCACCGGCACGATCTCGCTCGGTGGCGGCTACGGCACCACCTCCGGTTTCTCCATCTTCGCCGACATCGGAGAGAACAACCTGATGGGAAGCGGCCAGCGCGTGGGCTTGCGGTTTGAATACGGTCCCCTTAGAAGCTCGGTTACGCTTTCGTTCAACGAGCCATGGCTCATGGACAAGCCGATCGGTTTCAATGCGTCAATCTTCTATACGGTCAACACCATCCAGACCAGCTCGATGTTCCCCAACTCCGACGATCAGGCCGAGTACCAGAAACAATCGGTGGGGTACAGCCTGGGTCTCAGTTACCGGTTCTGGTATTATTACGGCGTCGGCAGCGTATGGTCGCATGTTTTCAAGGGCATTATCGACCCGTCGGGCAACGCGAGCGACGAGGTTTTCATAGAGGAATCGCTGGGGTTTCAGGAGAAGAGGACGATCACCCTGTACACCTACCGCGATTCCAAGGACAACTACATGAATCCCACCCGGGGGTCGCGCGTTGAGATGTCGGTCGGCTTTACCGGGGGAAACATCCTTCATGGAGATGACCATTATATAAAGTATTCGCCCGAGGCGTACCTGTATTACTCGCCGTTCAACCTGCCGTTTTTAAAAACGCATCCGTGCGTTTTTGAGTTCCGGGGCAACGCCACCTTCCTCGCGCCTCCCCTGGCCAGAGGCGCGGTCGGCCGTTTCCAGTCGCGGGAAAGCAACGAATGGCTGGAGTCCGAGGACAGGCTGTATATCGGAGGCCCCGAGACGCTCAGGGGATGGGAATACTTCGACCTGGAGCTGCCGAGCTCATGGCGCATAGGGATGTATCATCGTATCCTCTACGGAGCGGAGTTCCGGGTGCCGATTCATCCCCAGATGCTGTGGCTGGCGTTCTTCTTCGATGCGGGCTCGCTGTGGGCGGACAAATTCTGGGAGCAGAACCGGGGAACCAGCAACCTCGAGACCATCAACGAGGACAAGGCGGCGGGACTGCTGCACGATATACGCGATATCGAAGATATCAACCTCATGTCTTACTTCAAGTATTCGTACGGTTTCGGGTTCAAGATCCAGATTCCCATGATGCCGCTGCGCTTCTGGTTCGGGCGCAAACTCGTGTGGGTCGGGCAGGACAAAGGATACTTCGATACCATGGGGGATTTCACCTTCCAGTTCGGGATAGGGGACTACCGTTTTTAG
- a CDS encoding biopolymer transporter ExbD, producing MNFKSRFQRRTSIDITPLIDLSFNLILFFMVSYSIGNVSAITVHLPRAVQAGAQRSGDLVITISEKNEVYLNDVNVRMDILLDELKKRKESVKDGAVVIRGDKMTNYETIVRVMDRLNRAGIPKFTLATTRSAD from the coding sequence TTGAATTTTAAATCGCGGTTTCAGCGAAGGACGTCGATCGATATCACCCCGCTGATTGACCTTTCCTTCAATCTGATCCTTTTTTTTATGGTGTCATACAGTATCGGAAATGTCTCGGCCATAACCGTGCATCTGCCGCGGGCGGTACAGGCCGGCGCCCAGCGTTCGGGCGACCTGGTGATCACCATCAGCGAAAAGAACGAGGTCTATCTGAACGATGTCAATGTTCGGATGGATATACTTCTCGACGAGCTGAAAAAAAGGAAGGAGAGCGTAAAGGACGGGGCGGTGGTGATTCGAGGCGACAAGATGACCAATTATGAGACGATTGTCAGGGTGATGGACCGCCTCAACCGTGCCGGCATCCCGAAGTTTACGCTGGCGACGACGCGGTCGGCCGATTGA
- a CDS encoding MotA/TolQ/ExbB proton channel family protein, producing the protein MSTNIYLSVFDAVPTWVMLAPIFLCSIVGVAIIIERVVFFRRISHDYRLVVAGCLEGVRAGKTQEARALVARYPGPISEVIDGFLSSLPGNGAGPRIIADLSSGAIRKIERHLGTLSTIATITPMFGLLGTVTGMMKSFSGLTREGQFAHDLLARGIAEALITTALGLIVAIPAWIFYNYMVSRVDGFVKDLEHVANALADHGEQ; encoded by the coding sequence ATGAGCACTAATATTTACCTCTCCGTATTCGATGCCGTACCGACATGGGTGATGCTCGCCCCGATCTTTTTATGCTCAATCGTAGGGGTGGCGATCATCATCGAACGCGTCGTATTCTTCCGGAGGATAAGCCATGACTACCGGCTTGTTGTCGCCGGCTGTCTCGAGGGCGTCCGTGCCGGTAAAACGCAGGAGGCCCGCGCCCTGGTGGCGCGCTACCCGGGTCCGATCTCGGAGGTCATAGACGGTTTCCTTTCCTCGCTTCCGGGTAATGGTGCCGGCCCCAGGATCATAGCGGATCTCTCTTCCGGGGCCATCCGCAAGATAGAGCGTCATCTGGGCACCCTGTCGACCATTGCGACCATTACTCCCATGTTCGGCCTGCTGGGGACGGTCACCGGCATGATGAAATCGTTCAGCGGCCTTACCAGGGAGGGGCAGTTCGCCCACGATCTGCTCGCCAGGGGCATAGCCGAGGCACTTATCACCACGGCGCTTGGCCTGATCGTCGCCATCCCCGCTTGGATATTCTATAATTACATGGTATCGCGGGTCGACGGTTTCGTAAAGGACCTCGAACATGTCGCGAACGCCCTTGCGGACCACGGGGAGCAGTGA
- the metK gene encoding methionine adenosyltransferase — MAGKSYLFTSESVSEGHPDKCSDQISDAVLDAHLGGDKFSRVACETLVTTNRIVVSGEITSKTTVDYKKVALNVIEEIGYTDPEIGFDTGNCQVDVYVHSQSPDISQGVTEGQGLFKEQGAGDQGMMFGYAVAETEDLMPMPIWYANRLVKKLAECRKSGELKFVRPDSKSQVTVRYVDGKPAMIDAVVLSTQHSPEVDYETIRQAMIEAVIKKVIPDSLIDKDTKIFVNPTGRFVVGGPHGDTGLTGRKIIVDTYGGMGRHGGGAFSGKDPSKVDRSAAYMGRYIAKNVVAAGLAHRCEVQIAYAIGVAEPVSVMVETFGTGKISDEEITKRVRKTFDLKPASIINSLDLLRPIYRLTAAYGHFGRREPEFTWEKTDRVAALK; from the coding sequence ATGGCGGGAAAGAGCTATCTTTTTACTTCGGAGTCCGTTTCCGAGGGGCACCCGGACAAGTGTTCGGATCAGATATCGGACGCGGTGCTCGACGCACACCTCGGGGGTGACAAGTTTTCGCGGGTCGCCTGCGAGACCCTCGTTACCACCAACAGGATCGTCGTATCGGGCGAAATAACCTCGAAGACCACGGTCGATTATAAAAAGGTCGCGCTTAACGTAATAGAGGAAATTGGGTACACCGATCCGGAAATAGGCTTCGATACCGGCAACTGCCAGGTCGACGTATACGTGCATTCACAGTCGCCCGACATTTCGCAGGGCGTCACCGAGGGGCAGGGGCTGTTCAAGGAACAGGGCGCGGGCGACCAGGGGATGATGTTCGGCTACGCCGTCGCAGAGACCGAGGACCTCATGCCCATGCCGATATGGTACGCGAACCGCCTGGTGAAGAAGCTGGCCGAATGCCGCAAGAGCGGAGAGCTTAAATTTGTGAGGCCGGATTCCAAGTCCCAGGTTACGGTGCGCTATGTCGATGGAAAACCCGCCATGATCGACGCGGTGGTCCTCTCGACCCAGCATTCACCCGAAGTCGATTACGAAACGATTCGTCAGGCCATGATCGAGGCCGTTATAAAAAAAGTCATACCCGACAGCCTTATCGACAAAGACACCAAGATATTCGTCAATCCCACCGGGCGCTTCGTCGTCGGCGGTCCGCACGGCGACACCGGGCTTACAGGGCGCAAGATCATCGTAGACACCTATGGCGGTATGGGACGCCATGGTGGCGGCGCGTTCTCCGGAAAAGATCCCTCGAAGGTGGACAGATCGGCGGCCTATATGGGACGTTATATCGCCAAAAACGTGGTGGCCGCGGGCCTCGCGCACCGATGCGAGGTGCAGATCGCCTACGCGATCGGCGTGGCCGAACCGGTTTCGGTAATGGTGGAGACTTTCGGCACCGGGAAAATCTCGGACGAGGAGATCACCAAACGCGTCCGGAAAACCTTCGACCTCAAGCCAGCGAGCATCATCAATTCGCTCGACCTCCTGCGGCCGATTTACCGCCTTACCGCGGCATACGGCCATTTCGGAAGACGGGAACCCGAGTTTACCTGGGAAAAGACCGACAGGGTCGCCGCGCTGAAATAG
- a CDS encoding ferredoxin, which produces MAKEVYVDESECTGCELCVDTLPEVFEMTSDGVGIVHNPTGASEDKIQDVIDSCPAECIHWKK; this is translated from the coding sequence ATGGCCAAAGAAGTGTACGTCGATGAAAGTGAGTGCACCGGGTGTGAGCTTTGTGTTGATACGTTGCCCGAGGTTTTCGAGATGACGTCCGACGGCGTCGGCATCGTGCATAATCCGACGGGCGCGTCCGAGGACAAGATTCAAGATGTTATCGACAGCTGTCCCGCCGAATGCATTCACTGGAAGAAATAA
- the secG gene encoding preprotein translocase subunit SecG — translation MGVLITIGTVSFAVLCVLLVIIILLQSDKSAGMGILGGSSQSAFGSSTADVITKATAVMVAIFMTGSLGLAILESYRDKAIEKDLLDEGAETPGIIEMKASTPAAPAETPEKK, via the coding sequence ATGGGCGTACTGATAACCATAGGAACGGTATCGTTCGCGGTACTCTGCGTACTTCTTGTCATTATTATCCTCCTGCAGTCGGACAAAAGCGCCGGCATGGGGATCCTCGGCGGGTCCAGCCAGTCGGCTTTCGGTTCGTCGACGGCCGACGTCATTACCAAGGCTACGGCCGTTATGGTCGCGATTTTCATGACAGGGTCGCTCGGACTGGCGATCCTCGAGTCGTATCGCGACAAGGCCATCGAAAAGGACCTTCTCGACGAAGGCGCCGAGACCCCCGGCATTATAGAGATGAAAGCTTCGACTCCGGCCGCCCCGGCCGAGACGCCTGAAAAGAAATAA